The DNA window GGAAAGACCGAATGTGAAGGAGTTGCCAGGATTCGATGAGGCACAACGAAAACACGTCTGCGAAAAGTGAGGAACACGAACAAATTCGCTTTTTGCTTTCGTATCTTCATACATTGCCGCTTTCCCCGGGGATGAAGGTTCTTTTTGTAAGCTGCCTGGATTTGTCGCCCTGGCGGGAGGAGTTTCCGGCCGAGCCGCGGGTGGAGATTCTCACGCCCGGAAGCGTTTTTTTCGGTCGGAATGCCGTCCAATCACCGGATGAGGCGGTCCGGCTGGACCTTGAGGATGAATTGCCGACGGCTCCGGCATGTTATGATTTCATTCTGGTTCTGGATTGGCTGGAGTACTGCACCTGGCCCCGCTGGGGTCTGCAGAAGCTGTTTTTTCTGCTGAAGCCGGGGGGGCATATTCTGATGCTGGTAAAAAATACGCCGGTTCGATGGGGTTCATGGCCCCCGAAAGAGGATTGGAAGACACAAACGGGTCCGTTTCGTCAGCCCTACGATGCGGCGGATTCCTGCACGGCTGATTTTCATCAGGCGAAAAAGGCCTGTTTTCCGGCGGTTCCTTATCCGTGGTACCGTGTAAAGGCCTGGTTTTCTTTTTTGGGTCTTGAAATCCGCCGGGTTGAGCCTTTCAAGGCGGCCGTACAGCGTTTTCCCGATAAGGAGGGCCGTGTTGGTTTTCTTCAGAAATGGTTCAATCGATGGATATTACTGACGCAAAAAACGCCGATTTTTTATCATGCCGTCAAGCCCAAAAGCAGGACGGAATTTTTTCGAGAGCGAATCTGCATTCGCTCTGATTTTTCAGTTCTTTTTGAGAAACACTACAGCCGGACTCTCCGGGAGCGGAGACAATGGCAGCAGACGTATCCGCAGTATGGGAAGGAAAGGCCGGTTTTGCTGAGGATTCCC is part of the Anaerohalosphaeraceae bacterium genome and encodes:
- a CDS encoding PIG-L family deacetylase, producing the protein MRHNENTSAKSEEHEQIRFLLSYLHTLPLSPGMKVLFVSCLDLSPWREEFPAEPRVEILTPGSVFFGRNAVQSPDEAVRLDLEDELPTAPACYDFILVLDWLEYCTWPRWGLQKLFFLLKPGGHILMLVKNTPVRWGSWPPKEDWKTQTGPFRQPYDAADSCTADFHQAKKACFPAVPYPWYRVKAWFSFLGLEIRRVEPFKAAVQRFPDKEGRVGFLQKWFNRWILLTQKTPIFYHAVKPKSRTEFFRERICIRSDFSVLFEKHYSRTLRERRQWQQTYPQYGKERPVLLRIPESRTNILVLSPHPDDEVIGCGGLILNLTERGHRVVVVHLTDGSQCHSLRTKPKAYRNRIRLDEAQQAAEAMGAECCLWGIPEKELRPAPEYTQKLCALLENVKPEWILVPFINDPHPDHQTCNHLLQDSLRRILGYQSAGAVIQYEVDELLPANVYLPIDSFMDRKERLLFFYQTGMKPVDYMDSCLWRHAYSSWCYTGTPGFVESFLLLSPGEYLSIKPAGKSLEKTTKEPAG